A single Nicotiana tabacum cultivar K326 chromosome 5, ASM71507v2, whole genome shotgun sequence DNA region contains:
- the LOC107772459 gene encoding uncharacterized protein LOC107772459, translating to MSTQKFYQTVKQLFPKKPNEEIAKVISNTLINSRSIGEIPPSLISQLNPQVIHLVLSNPSVPTQSCLSFFKFLQKDLSFTHQRPNLDSHIALALRLLEARKFAEAKNILYDVAAADGLRKPFSEIASLLGENHVEHKVVGKMLDMLFRVYVDNVRFEEAGEVFGYMTNGGYELDDRSCMVYLLAMKRRKQYDSLFEFFKKMIKYDVKITVYTMTMVIDGLCKVGEVNKARKLMDEMISKGVKPNEYTYNTLLDAYVKKSDFVAVKEILRIMKKDGVDLDVTSYTLLIDGYFNFGNLEDVERLFRKIKEKGIEPDVHLYTSMISGCCKLGDVKKAFTVFDEMVERGLVPNAHTYGALINGLCKAGQMQAAEVLLNEMQSKGIDVNRVIFNTMMDGYCKQGNMDEVWRLQRIMEGKGHEADVYVYNIIATGLRKLDRHEEAKTWLFSMVDRGVAPNEIAYTTLIDIYCKEGNFVEAKRALREMESKGVKPNTATYNAVIDGYCKKGLMKEAYKLRILMESKGLKPDVYTYTSLVHGECISGKVDDALKLFNEMPLEGLAPNVVTYTAIISGLSKKGRSDEAFRLYDEMIEAGLTPDATAYSALVGSLHS from the coding sequence ATGTCGACTCAAAAGTTTTACCAAACTGTAAAACAACTTTTTCCCAAAAAACCAAATGAAGAAATTGCCAAAGTGATCTCCAATACCCTGATAAATTCGAGGTCTATTGGGGAAATTCCTCCTTCTCTAATTTCCCAGCTTAATCCCCAAGTAATCCATCTTGTTCTTTCAAACCCATCTGTCCCTACACAATCTTGCTTAAGCTTCTTTAAATTCCTCCAAAAAGACCTATCTTTCACTCACCAAAGACCCAATCTTGATTCACATATAGCCTTGGCTTTGCGCTTGCTCGAAGCCAGGAAGTTTGCTGAAGCAAAGAATATTTTGTATGATGTTGCTGCTGCTGATGGTCTGAGGAAACCCTTTTCAGAAATAGCTTCTTTACTCGGTGAGAATCATGTAGAGCACAAGGTTGTAGGGAAGATGTTAGATATGTTGTTTAGGGTTTATGTTGATAATGTTAGGTTTGAGGAAGCTGGGGAGGTTTTTGGGTATATGACGAATGGTGGGTATGAATTGGATGATAGATCTTGTATGGTATACTTACTTGCTATGAAAAGGCGAAAACAATATGACTCGTTGTTCGAGTTTTTCAAAAAGATGATTAAATATGATGTGAAAATTACTGTTTATACGATGACAATGGTTATTGACGGGTTGTGTAAAGTAGGAGAGGTTAACAAGGCAAGAAAGCTCATGGATGAAATGATTAGCAAAGGGGTGAAACCGAATGAGTACACTTACAACACATTATTAGATGCTTATGTGAAGAAGTCAGATTTTGTGGCTGTGAAAGAGATTTTGAGGATAATGAAAAAGGATGGTGTTGATCTTGATGTGACAAGTTATACTCTTCTGATTGACGGGTATTTTAATTTTGGCAATCTTGAAGATGTTGAGAGATTGTTtaggaaaataaaagagaagggaATAGAGCCAGATGTCCATTTATACACCTCCATGATTAGTGGTTGTTGTAAGTTAGGTGATGTCAAAAAGGCATTTACGGTGTTTGATGAAATGGTGGAGAGGGGCCTCGTTCCGAATGCTCACACATATGGAGCTTTGATAAATGGCTTGTGTAAGGCCGGACAGATGCAAGCGGCCGAAGTTTTACTTAATGAGATGCAAAGTAAGGGGATTGACGTAAATCGAGTTATATTTAATACAATGATGGATGGTTACTGTAAGCAAGGTAATATGGATGAAGTATGGAGGCTGCAGAGAATTATGGAGGGCAAAGGACATGAGGCTGATGTATACGTTTATAATATAATTGCTACTGGGCTGCGTAAGTTAGATCGGCATGAGGAAGCAAAGACGTGGTTGTTCTCGATGGTGGATCGAGGCGTAGCTCCAAATGAAATTGCTTATACAACTTTGATTGATATTTATTGCAAGGAAGGAAATTTTGTTGAAGCAAAAAGGGCACTTCGTGAGATGGAAAGTAAGGGAGTTAAGCCTAATACGGCAACATACAACGCCGTAATAGATGGTTATTGCAAAAAGGGTTTGATGAAGGAAGCGTATAAGCTAAGAATTCTAATGGAATCTAAGGGTCTGAAGCCTGATGTCTATACATACACCTCGCTTGTACACGGGGAGTGCATATCAGGGAAGGTAGATGATGCTCTGAAACTTTTCAATGAGATGCCTCTTGAGGGTTTAGCTCCGAATGTGGTGACTTACACAGCAATCATTTCTGGCTTATCAAAAAAGGGCAGATCAGATGAAGCCTTCAGATTATATGATGAGATGATAGAGGCAGGCCTTACGCCTGATGCTACTGCATACTCTGCTCTTGTGGGTAGCCTTCATAGTTGA
- the LOC107772460 gene encoding fasciclin-like arabinogalactan protein 11, translating to MKQIFVSPLLFLFFFLLQCTCIFTQAPAMSPVPPVQSSAPASLPPAQSTPPAPIFPPAVVSAPAPGPPGPQNVVKILGKAGPYSTFIKLLQITQEIVEITSLLNNSNSITMFVPSDGAFLSLKIGTLNSFSDQQKAELVKFHILPSYFSLPQFQTASNPLHTQAGGTTNREFPINVTTNGTAVNITTGIVNASVSSTIYTDNQLAIYQVDKVLLPLQFFVPPAPAPAPAPSKPKKKDPSSDSASVNVVSSGATSLLPHMMFRVMVYPGCFFFFFFFFFFSIWFVCIS from the coding sequence atgaaacaaatatTTGTCTCACcccttcttttcttgttcttcttcttgctCCAGTGCACTTGTATTTTCACTCAAGCTCCTGCTATGTCACCAGTGCCGCCAGTACAATCTTCTGCTCCGGCTTCACTGCCTCCAGCTCAATCTACTCCTCCGGCACCAATATTTCCCCCTGCTGTAGTCTCTGCTCCGGCTCCAGGACCGCCTGGTCCACAAAATGTGGTAAAAATCCTCGGAAAAGCTGGTCCATATTCGACGTTCATCAAGTTATTACAAATCACTCAAGAAATTGTCGAAATCACCTCGTTGCTAAACAACTCCAACAGCATAACCATGTTTGTTCCATCGGATGGCGCTTTTTTGAGCCTCAAAATAGGTACCCTCAACTCTTTCAGTGATCAGCAGAAAGCTGAATTGGTTAAATTCCATATTCTCCCTTCATATTTCTCCCTACCACAGTTCCAAACTGCTAGCAACCCTTTACATACACAAGCTGGTGGAACCACTAATCGCGAATTCCCAATCAATGTAACCACAAATGGAACAGCAGTGAACATAACAACTGGAATTGTGAATGCGAGTGTGTCAAGTACAATTTATACTGATAATCAGTTAGCTATTTATCAAGTTGACAAAGTGCTTCTTCCTTTGCAATTCTTTGTACCACCAGCACCAGCACCTGCTCCAGCACCATCAAAGCCGAAAAAGAAGGATCCTTCTTCGGATTCTGCATCTGTTAATGTTGTTTCGTCTGGTGCCACTTCTCTTCTTCCCCACATGATGTTTCGGGTCATGGTCTATCCTGGctgctttttcttcttcttcttcttcttcttcttctctatttGGTTTGTGTGTATAAGCTAA